Proteins encoded together in one Streptomyces sp. NBC_01216 window:
- the pstA gene encoding phosphate ABC transporter permease PstA → MSHAIQDRPPVTTAVRQDRLKHARVPRWTPAAVAAGSIAAAVGIGLAAGWHSRVQWGLIAALLFVLATYAITTRVEGSRQAKDRVATSLVWVCFVLAVVPLLSLAWVTISKGMDVLDGYFLTHSMNGVLDAEAGGGLYHALLGTIEQVAIATLIAAPIGLLTAVYLVEYGSGKLSQAVTFFVDVMTGIPSIVAGLFILATWNLMLGFGPSGFAGAMALAILMMPVVVRSTEEMLKLVPNELREASLALGIPKWRTILKVVLPTAIGGITTGVMLAVARITGETAPVLLLVFGTKLINPNPFEGAQSSLPLYVYEQYAVGTDAAVGRAWAAALVLIAFVMILNMVARGIARWKAPKTGR, encoded by the coding sequence ATGAGCCACGCCATACAGGACCGTCCGCCGGTGACCACCGCCGTACGACAGGACCGGCTGAAGCACGCCCGCGTGCCGCGCTGGACGCCCGCCGCCGTCGCCGCCGGCTCGATCGCCGCCGCCGTCGGCATCGGCCTCGCCGCCGGCTGGCACAGCCGCGTCCAGTGGGGCCTGATCGCCGCCCTGCTCTTCGTCCTCGCCACCTACGCGATCACCACCCGGGTCGAGGGCAGCCGCCAGGCCAAGGACCGCGTCGCGACCAGCCTCGTCTGGGTCTGCTTCGTGCTGGCCGTCGTCCCGCTGCTCTCCCTCGCGTGGGTCACGATCAGCAAGGGCATGGACGTCCTCGACGGGTACTTCCTCACCCACTCGATGAACGGCGTCCTCGACGCCGAGGCCGGCGGCGGGCTCTACCACGCCCTGCTCGGCACCATCGAGCAGGTGGCCATCGCGACCCTGATCGCCGCGCCGATCGGACTGCTGACCGCCGTCTACCTGGTCGAGTACGGCAGTGGCAAGCTGTCCCAGGCCGTCACCTTCTTCGTCGACGTGATGACCGGCATCCCCTCGATCGTCGCGGGCCTGTTCATCCTCGCCACCTGGAATCTGATGCTGGGCTTCGGGCCCTCCGGATTCGCCGGCGCGATGGCGCTCGCCATCCTGATGATGCCCGTCGTGGTCCGCTCCACCGAGGAGATGCTCAAGCTCGTCCCCAACGAGCTCCGCGAGGCATCCCTCGCCCTCGGCATCCCGAAGTGGCGCACCATCCTGAAGGTGGTCCTGCCCACCGCCATCGGCGGCATCACCACGGGCGTCATGCTCGCGGTCGCCCGCATCACCGGTGAGACGGCCCCCGTGCTGCTCCTCGTGTTCGGCACCAAGCTGATCAACCCGAACCCCTTCGAAGGCGCCCAGTCCTCGCTGCCGCTCTACGTGTACGAGCAGTACGCGGTCGGCACCGACGCCGCCGTGGGCCGCGCCTGGGCCGCAGCGCTCGTCCTGATCGCCTTCGTCATGATCCTCAACATGGTCGCCCGCGGCATCGCCCGCTGGAAGGCCCCGAAGACCGGCCGCTAG
- the pstB gene encoding phosphate ABC transporter ATP-binding protein PstB, protein MAKRIDVSGLSAYYGAHKAIDDISMTVEPRSVTAFIGPSGCGKSTFLRTLNRMHEVTPGGRVEGKVMLDDENLYGSHVDPVAVRRTVGMVFQRPNPFPTMSIFDNVAAGLRLNGSYKKSQLNDIVERSLKGANLWNEVKDRLNKPGAGLSGGQQQRLCIARAIAVEPDVLLMDEPCSALDPISTLAIEDLIGELKERFTIVIVTHNMQQAARVSDRTAFFNLAAVGQPGKLIELDDTERIFSNPSVQATEDYISGRFG, encoded by the coding sequence ATGGCCAAGCGAATCGACGTCAGCGGCCTCTCCGCCTACTACGGCGCCCACAAGGCGATCGACGACATCTCCATGACCGTCGAGCCCCGCTCGGTGACGGCCTTCATCGGTCCCTCGGGCTGCGGCAAGTCCACCTTCCTGCGCACCCTGAACCGCATGCACGAGGTCACCCCCGGCGGCCGCGTCGAGGGCAAGGTGATGCTGGACGACGAGAACCTGTACGGCTCCCACGTCGACCCGGTCGCCGTGCGCCGCACGGTCGGCATGGTCTTCCAGCGCCCGAACCCCTTCCCCACGATGTCGATCTTCGACAACGTGGCGGCGGGTCTGCGGCTGAACGGCTCGTACAAGAAGTCGCAGCTCAACGACATCGTCGAGCGTTCCCTCAAGGGCGCGAACCTCTGGAACGAGGTCAAGGACCGCCTGAACAAGCCCGGCGCGGGCCTCTCCGGCGGCCAGCAGCAGCGCCTGTGCATCGCCCGCGCGATCGCGGTGGAACCGGACGTCCTGCTGATGGACGAGCCCTGCTCCGCGCTGGACCCGATCTCCACCCTCGCCATCGAGGACCTGATCGGCGAGCTGAAGGAGCGCTTCACCATCGTCATCGTGACGCACAACATGCAGCAGGCGGCGCGCGTCTCCGACCGCACGGCCTTCTTCAACCTGGCGGCCGTGGGCCAGCCGGGCAAGCTGATCGAACTCGACGACACCGAGCGCATCTTCTCCAACCCGAGCGTCCAGGCGACCGAGGACTACATCTCGGGCCGCTTCGGATAG
- a CDS encoding SCO6880 family protein: MTTQSQPVTPRRTYLIGRARPNAIVGKNRETGEIALIIAGAFLGMMSGLLVPALTLRIVLLTGFPMLALAAVYVPYKHRTFYKWFEINRSYKRSLKRGTAYRSAAAEAGTRLDGREVEVGPPPGIGRINWLAAPFGPDEIAVLLHADRRTVTAAIEIEGPGVGLRDSEDQEALVDRFGTLLKHVANGDGFVTRLQMLARTLPADPDAHAKDVGQRGDPNAPVWLQESYDQLQSMVSTSSEQHRAYLVACMHFTRELAAEANAMARAARHASGTRRLDRDSGLAVVMARELTDICARLAEADIRVRQPLGQSRLASLLHSMYDPDHPVDHIQAMTKRNAWPAELDAMEPTYLQAKTRESSTRAPWCHATAWVKEWPMTPVGVNFLAPLLVHTPDVIRTVAVTMDLEPTEVAIERMLTEKTNDEAEASRQAKMNRTVDPRDIAAHGRLDQRGEDLASGAAGVNLVGYITVSARSPEALARDKRTIRASAGKSYLKLEWCDREHHRAFVNTLPFATGIRR; the protein is encoded by the coding sequence TTGACGACCCAGTCCCAGCCGGTCACGCCCCGCCGCACGTATCTCATCGGCCGTGCCCGGCCGAACGCGATCGTCGGCAAGAACCGCGAGACCGGCGAGATCGCCCTGATCATCGCCGGCGCGTTCCTCGGCATGATGAGCGGACTCCTCGTCCCCGCCCTCACCCTGCGGATCGTGCTGCTCACCGGCTTCCCGATGCTGGCGCTCGCCGCCGTGTACGTGCCGTACAAGCACCGCACCTTCTACAAGTGGTTCGAGATCAACCGCAGTTACAAGCGCTCCCTGAAGCGCGGCACGGCCTACCGGTCCGCCGCGGCCGAGGCGGGCACCCGGCTCGACGGACGCGAGGTCGAGGTCGGCCCGCCGCCCGGCATCGGCCGGATCAACTGGCTCGCCGCGCCCTTCGGACCCGACGAGATCGCCGTCCTGCTGCACGCCGACCGCCGGACCGTCACCGCCGCCATCGAGATCGAGGGCCCGGGAGTCGGACTGCGCGACAGCGAGGACCAGGAAGCGCTGGTGGACCGTTTCGGCACTCTGCTGAAGCACGTCGCCAACGGGGACGGCTTCGTCACCCGCCTCCAGATGCTCGCCCGCACCCTGCCCGCCGACCCCGACGCCCACGCCAAGGACGTCGGCCAGCGGGGCGACCCGAACGCCCCGGTCTGGCTGCAGGAGTCGTACGACCAGCTCCAGTCCATGGTGTCCACCTCCAGCGAGCAGCACCGCGCCTACCTCGTCGCCTGCATGCACTTCACCCGCGAGCTGGCCGCCGAGGCCAACGCGATGGCCCGCGCCGCCCGGCACGCCTCCGGCACCCGCCGGCTCGACCGCGACTCCGGGCTCGCCGTCGTCATGGCCCGTGAGCTCACCGACATCTGCGCCCGGCTCGCGGAAGCGGACATCCGCGTCCGGCAGCCCCTCGGGCAGTCCCGGCTGGCCTCCCTCCTGCACTCCATGTACGACCCGGACCATCCCGTCGACCACATCCAGGCGATGACCAAGCGCAACGCCTGGCCGGCCGAGCTCGACGCGATGGAGCCCACCTACCTGCAGGCCAAGACCCGCGAGTCCTCCACCCGCGCACCCTGGTGCCACGCCACCGCGTGGGTGAAGGAGTGGCCGATGACCCCGGTCGGCGTGAACTTCCTCGCGCCGCTCCTCGTCCACACCCCGGACGTGATCCGCACGGTCGCGGTGACCATGGACCTGGAGCCCACCGAGGTCGCCATCGAGCGGATGCTCACCGAGAAGACCAACGACGAGGCCGAGGCCTCGCGGCAGGCCAAGATGAACCGCACCGTCGACCCGCGCGACATCGCCGCCCACGGCCGGCTCGACCAGCGGGGTGAAGATCTCGCCAGTGGTGCGGCGGGCGTCAACCTGGTCGGGTACATCACTGTGTCGGCGCGCTCGCCCGAGGCCCTGGCCAGGGACAAGCGCACGATCAGGGCCTCCGCCGGCAAGTCGTATCTGAAGCTGGAGTGGTGCGACCGCGAGCACCACCGGGCGTTTGTGAACACGTTGCCGTTCGCGACCGGCATCCGCCGCTAG
- a CDS encoding phosphatase PAP2 family protein — protein sequence MAGLASDGSNPDVGLLYDINGLAKDAPPWFDRVMGFVGEYGIMLALVLVALWCWWSVRRRAALGDAVAGVAALVWAPLAAGVALLVNIPIRGFVERPRPFNDHQGLEVLVDGKTDFSFVSDHATLAMAIGVGLFVAHRRIGLLAIGFAFAEGFCRVYMGVHYPTDVIGGLALGTAVTLLLAPLAHALLTPLVGAVARSRAGARLVRSRRVAGRGPVRGTLDIPEPHIGSGNDENDLAA from the coding sequence ATGGCTGGACTCGCATCGGACGGTTCGAACCCCGATGTCGGCCTGCTCTACGACATCAACGGGCTGGCGAAGGACGCGCCGCCGTGGTTCGACCGTGTCATGGGGTTCGTCGGCGAGTACGGGATCATGCTCGCCCTCGTCCTGGTCGCCCTCTGGTGCTGGTGGAGCGTGCGGCGCCGGGCGGCCCTCGGTGATGCCGTCGCTGGAGTCGCCGCGCTGGTGTGGGCCCCACTCGCGGCCGGTGTCGCCCTCCTGGTCAACATTCCCATCCGCGGATTCGTCGAGCGCCCACGCCCCTTCAACGACCACCAGGGGCTCGAGGTCCTGGTCGACGGCAAGACCGACTTCTCGTTCGTCAGCGACCACGCCACCCTGGCGATGGCGATCGGCGTCGGGCTCTTCGTGGCCCACCGCCGGATCGGGCTCCTCGCCATCGGGTTCGCCTTCGCCGAGGGCTTCTGCCGCGTCTACATGGGCGTGCACTACCCGACCGACGTCATCGGCGGACTCGCCCTCGGTACGGCGGTGACCCTGTTGCTCGCCCCGCTCGCCCACGCCCTGCTGACGCCGCTCGTCGGCGCGGTCGCCCGGTCGAGGGCCGGTGCCCGGCTGGTCAGGTCCCGCCGTGTCGCCGGGCGCGGGCCGGTGCGCGGGACGCTGGACATCCCCGAGCCTCACATCGGCTCCGGGAACGACGAGAACGACCTGGCCGCCTGA
- a CDS encoding DUF47 domain-containing protein, which yields MRFRLTPRETSFYDMFAASADNIVTGSKLLMELLGADTSARAEIAERMRAAEHAGDDATHAIFHQLNSSFITPFDREDIYSLASSLDDIMDFMEEAVDLVVLYNVEELPKGVEQQIEVLARAAELTAEAMPNLRTMNDLTEYWIEVNRLENQADQIHRKLLAHLFNGKYDAIEVLKLKQIVDVLEEAADAFEHVANTVETIAVKES from the coding sequence GTGCGATTTCGTCTAACCCCCAGGGAGACGAGCTTCTACGACATGTTCGCCGCGTCCGCGGACAACATCGTGACGGGCTCGAAGCTCCTGATGGAACTGCTCGGAGCGGACACCTCCGCCCGGGCCGAGATCGCGGAGCGGATGCGGGCAGCGGAGCACGCCGGTGACGACGCGACCCACGCCATCTTCCACCAGTTGAACTCCTCGTTCATCACACCGTTCGACCGCGAGGACATCTACTCCCTCGCCTCCTCCCTCGACGACATCATGGACTTCATGGAGGAGGCCGTCGACCTGGTCGTCCTCTACAACGTCGAGGAACTTCCCAAGGGCGTCGAGCAGCAGATCGAGGTGCTGGCCCGAGCGGCGGAGCTGACCGCCGAGGCCATGCCGAACCTGCGGACGATGAACGACCTCACGGAGTACTGGATCGAGGTCAACCGGCTCGAGAACCAGGCCGACCAGATCCACCGCAAGCTGCTCGCCCATCTCTTCAACGGCAAGTACGACGCCATCGAGGTGCTCAAGCTCAAGCAGATCGTGGATGTGCTGGAAGAGGCGGCCGACGCCTTCGAGCACGTGGCGAACACCGTGGAGACCATCGCGGTCAAGGAGTCCTGA
- a CDS encoding C40 family peptidase has product MRKARKAWLVAGGAVGVCLSFVALLVVGTYSAAAGLLGGAGSGVNGTVALAKGAVPAAYQHLVQKWGNLCPAINPALLAAQLYQESGWNPKVVSPANAMGIAQFIPGTWAGHGIDGDGDGDRDVWDPNDAIPSAASYDCELAGYVKKVPGDPTDNMLAAYNAGAYRVIKSGGVPRISETQNYVRIIRSLEKSFARPVGRVEPSRQAAGAIYYAQQKLGTPYLWGGTGTAAQNGRFDCSGLTQAAYRSVGIELPRVANDQYNAGPHPARDELLPGDLVFFSDDLTNSRAIRHVGLYVGGGYMIDAPRTGAVIRFDKIDTPDYFGATRVTEDGAAALPTHLPPT; this is encoded by the coding sequence GTGCGTAAGGCGCGCAAGGCATGGCTGGTGGCCGGTGGGGCCGTCGGGGTGTGCCTCAGCTTCGTCGCCCTGCTCGTCGTGGGCACGTACTCCGCCGCCGCCGGGCTCCTTGGCGGGGCGGGCAGCGGGGTCAACGGCACGGTCGCGCTCGCCAAGGGGGCCGTGCCCGCCGCCTATCAGCACCTGGTGCAGAAGTGGGGCAACCTCTGTCCGGCCATCAATCCCGCCCTGCTCGCCGCGCAGCTCTACCAGGAGAGCGGCTGGAACCCGAAGGTCGTCTCGCCCGCCAACGCCATGGGCATCGCCCAGTTCATCCCCGGCACCTGGGCGGGGCACGGCATCGACGGAGACGGGGACGGGGACCGGGACGTCTGGGACCCGAACGACGCGATCCCGTCCGCCGCCTCGTACGACTGCGAGCTCGCCGGCTATGTGAAGAAGGTCCCGGGCGACCCGACGGACAACATGCTGGCCGCCTACAACGCAGGTGCGTACCGCGTCATAAAGTCCGGCGGCGTCCCCCGCATCAGCGAGACGCAGAACTACGTGCGGATCATCCGTTCCCTGGAGAAGAGCTTCGCCCGCCCCGTCGGCAGGGTCGAGCCCTCGCGCCAGGCGGCCGGGGCCATCTACTACGCGCAGCAGAAGCTCGGCACCCCCTATCTCTGGGGTGGCACGGGAACAGCGGCTCAGAACGGCCGATTCGACTGTTCGGGGCTGACCCAGGCCGCCTACCGCTCCGTCGGGATCGAGCTGCCGCGCGTCGCCAACGACCAGTACAACGCCGGTCCCCATCCGGCGCGCGACGAGCTGCTCCCCGGGGACCTCGTCTTCTTCTCGGATGACCTGACCAACTCGCGGGCCATCAGGCACGTCGGTCTCTACGTGGGCGGCGGCTATATGATCGACGCCCCGCGTACGGGGGCCGTGATCCGTTTCGACAAGATCGACACGCCGGACTACTTCGGGGCGACCAGGGTGACCGAGGACGGGGCGGCGGCGCTGCCGACGCACCTTCCGCCGACATGA
- a CDS encoding metal-sensitive transcriptional regulator, which translates to MTTTEAAEVTPETAEPDHAHGVHGYHQQKDEHLKRLRRIEGQVRGLQRMVDEDVYCIDILTQVSASTKALQSFALQLLEEHLRHCVADAALKGGDEVEAKVEEATKAIARMLRT; encoded by the coding sequence ATGACGACCACCGAGGCGGCCGAGGTCACCCCCGAGACCGCCGAGCCGGACCACGCCCACGGCGTGCACGGCTACCACCAGCAGAAGGACGAGCACCTCAAGCGCCTGCGCCGGATCGAGGGCCAGGTCCGCGGCCTGCAGCGGATGGTCGACGAGGACGTCTACTGCATCGACATACTCACTCAGGTCTCCGCCTCCACCAAGGCACTGCAGTCCTTCGCGCTCCAGCTCCTGGAGGAGCACCTGCGCCACTGCGTCGCCGACGCGGCGCTCAAGGGCGGCGACGAGGTCGAGGCGAAGGTCGAGGAGGCCACCAAGGCCATCGCGCGGATGCTGCGCACCTGA
- a CDS encoding ATP-binding protein — protein sequence MRDPLTALTEAFTSFLFGKVETTRLPVRTSTGQAQAVYLPTAAPGLGDSGVIIGREVYSGKGYIYDPFQLYGQQLPAPHWLVLGESGNGKSALEKTYVLRQLRFRDRQVVVLDAQGEDGVGEWNLIAQELGITPIRLDPMVANDAGIRLNPLDPSITTTGQLALLRTIIEVAMGHGLDERSGFALKVAHAFVTDHITDRQPILTDIVEQLRHPEAESALAMNVDIDDVRAWGLDVALVLDRLVDGDLRGMFDGPTTVGIDLDAPLIVFDLSHIDRNSIAMPILMAIVGVWLEHTWIRPDRKKRIFLVEEAWHIINSPFVAQLFQRLLKFGRRLGLSFVAVVHHLSDVVDGAAAREAAAILKMASTRTIYAQKADEARATGRVLGLPRWAVEIIPTLTPGIAVWDVNGNVQVVKHLITERERPLVYTDRAMTESAPPRDLPEDLRAAEWEAEQRASLMERQVDDPSESTVA from the coding sequence ATGCGAGATCCGTTGACCGCCCTCACCGAAGCGTTCACCTCCTTCCTCTTCGGGAAGGTGGAGACCACGCGACTGCCCGTGCGTACCTCGACCGGGCAGGCGCAGGCCGTCTACCTGCCGACCGCGGCACCGGGCCTCGGCGACTCCGGCGTCATCATCGGACGCGAGGTCTACAGCGGCAAGGGCTACATCTACGACCCCTTCCAGCTGTACGGGCAGCAGCTCCCGGCTCCCCACTGGCTGGTCCTCGGCGAGTCCGGGAACGGCAAGTCGGCCCTGGAGAAGACGTACGTCCTGCGCCAGCTGCGCTTCCGCGACCGGCAGGTCGTCGTCCTCGACGCCCAGGGCGAGGACGGCGTCGGCGAATGGAACCTCATCGCGCAGGAGCTGGGAATAACTCCCATCCGCCTCGACCCGATGGTCGCCAACGACGCCGGCATCCGGCTCAACCCGCTCGACCCGTCGATCACCACGACGGGGCAGCTCGCCCTGCTCCGTACGATCATCGAGGTCGCGATGGGGCACGGCCTGGACGAGCGCTCGGGCTTCGCGCTCAAGGTCGCGCACGCCTTCGTCACCGACCACATCACCGACCGCCAGCCGATCCTGACGGACATCGTGGAGCAGCTGCGGCACCCGGAGGCGGAGTCGGCGCTGGCGATGAACGTCGACATAGACGATGTCCGGGCCTGGGGTCTGGACGTCGCGCTCGTCCTCGACCGGCTCGTCGACGGCGACCTGCGGGGCATGTTCGACGGCCCGACGACCGTCGGCATCGACCTCGACGCGCCGCTGATCGTGTTCGACCTGTCCCACATCGACCGCAACTCGATCGCCATGCCGATCCTGATGGCGATCGTCGGCGTCTGGCTGGAGCACACCTGGATCCGTCCCGACCGGAAGAAGCGCATCTTCCTGGTCGAGGAGGCGTGGCACATCATCAACAGCCCCTTCGTGGCGCAGTTGTTCCAGCGACTGCTCAAGTTCGGGCGACGCCTCGGCTTGTCCTTCGTGGCGGTGGTCCACCACCTCTCCGACGTCGTCGACGGCGCGGCGGCCCGGGAGGCGGCGGCGATCCTCAAGATGGCCTCGACACGGACCATCTACGCCCAGAAGGCCGACGAGGCACGGGCCACGGGGCGGGTCCTCGGTCTGCCGCGCTGGGCCGTCGAGATCATCCCGACGCTCACGCCGGGCATCGCCGTCTGGGACGTCAACGGCAACGTACAGGTGGTCAAGCACCTCATCACGGAGCGGGAACGGCCACTCGTCTACACCGACCGCGCCATGACCGAGTCCGCGCCGCCACGCGACCTCCCGGAGGACCTGCGGGCCGCGGAATGGGAGGCGGAACAACGCGCCTCGCTGATGGAACGACAGGTCGACGACCCCTCCGAGTCCACGGTGGCGTGA
- a CDS encoding inorganic phosphate transporter: protein MDTFALIVTIGVALGFTYTNGFHDSANAIATSVSTRALTPRAALAMAAVMNLAGAFMGSGVAKTVSEGLIETPTGDKGMGILFAALVGAILWNLLTWYFGLPSSSSHALFGGMVGAALAGGTEVIWSGVLDKVVIPMFVSPVVGLLVGYLVMCGIMWIFRKANPHKTKRGFRIAQTVSAAGMALGHGLQDAQKTMGIVVMALVIADVQQSGDDIPVWVKIACAVMLSLGTYAGGWRIMRTLGRKIIELDPPQGFAAETTGASIMFGSAFLFHAPISTTHVITSAIMGVGATKRVNAVRWGVAKNIVLGWFITMPAAALVAALSFYVVQLFFG, encoded by the coding sequence GTGGACACCTTTGCGCTGATCGTGACCATTGGTGTCGCGCTCGGCTTCACGTATACGAACGGGTTCCACGACTCCGCCAACGCCATCGCGACCTCGGTCTCCACGCGGGCGCTGACCCCTCGGGCGGCGCTGGCGATGGCCGCGGTGATGAACCTCGCGGGTGCCTTCATGGGCAGCGGGGTCGCCAAGACGGTCAGTGAGGGTCTCATCGAGACGCCCACCGGTGACAAGGGGATGGGCATCCTCTTCGCCGCGCTGGTGGGGGCGATCCTCTGGAACCTGCTGACCTGGTACTTCGGTCTGCCGTCCTCGTCCTCCCACGCCCTGTTCGGCGGCATGGTGGGCGCGGCGCTGGCCGGTGGTACCGAGGTGATCTGGTCGGGGGTGCTCGACAAGGTCGTGATCCCCATGTTCGTGTCGCCGGTGGTCGGCCTCCTCGTCGGTTACCTGGTCATGTGCGGGATCATGTGGATCTTTCGCAAGGCCAACCCGCACAAGACGAAGCGCGGTTTCCGGATCGCCCAGACGGTCTCGGCGGCCGGCATGGCGCTCGGTCACGGTCTGCAGGACGCCCAGAAGACGATGGGCATCGTGGTGATGGCCCTGGTCATCGCCGATGTGCAGCAGTCCGGGGACGACATCCCGGTGTGGGTGAAGATCGCCTGCGCCGTGATGCTCTCGCTCGGCACGTACGCGGGTGGCTGGCGGATCATGCGGACCCTCGGCCGCAAGATCATCGAGCTGGACCCGCCGCAGGGCTTCGCCGCGGAGACGACGGGTGCGTCGATCATGTTCGGTTCGGCGTTCCTCTTCCACGCGCCGATCTCGACGACGCACGTGATCACCTCGGCGATCATGGGTGTGGGGGCGACGAAGCGTGTGAACGCGGTGCGCTGGGGCGTCGCGAAGAACATCGTCCTCGGCTGGTTCATCACGATGCCGGCCGCCGCGCTGGTTGCGGCGCTGAGCTTCTACGTGGTCCAGCTGTTCTTCGGTTAG